Genomic window (Chelmon rostratus isolate fCheRos1 chromosome 15, fCheRos1.pri, whole genome shotgun sequence):
CCTCCCTCTTCAACCGGCTTTAACGTACATGGTGCTTTTTGACTcattttccttgtgtttctgtctgtgtgtctgtctttgtgtcctcttcTCCTTTACTGCTTCTCTTGTTGTAACCTTTGTCCCTTTCTCAacaccaccccacccccaccccccttctcTGTGTTTAGCTAATGAAGCGTCATGGCCTAGCATCAGTAAGAGTGTGTCAGATTGGAAGACCAACAGTCCAGAACAGGTACTGTACTGTTTCTACACTGGACACTGGGAGACAATAGATAAAGTTATCATTACAGTAGTTATTCTCATACATTCTGTAATAGATTATTTCTACCAAAAGACAGATTGTATTTATAAATATTCTTCATCTTGCTAAGGGCCTCCCTGGGCTTATTTTAGGGAACCCTTGTTCCCTCTTTGAAGACCAGTGCAGTAAATGCCTGTGTGAACTTTTCAACTCAAATATCTCAGGAGAAAAATCTCGTCTTGAACAGTCTTGCAGGCTTTAGAAAACCCTATTTcaagttctctctctctcttcattccACTGCCTCTGCCTCCAACCACAGCATCCCTCTGGTTATGGTACCTACCCCAGTGCCACCCACCAGGCGGCAGGGCATCACTGTGCCACCAGCTCCCTGCCCCGCTCTGCCCCTGGTACACTGGGCTGGCCCCGATCCAGTGccacctcatcctcctcttcgtcatcttcctcttcacaacaaatacagcaacGTATCTCTGTCCCTCCAAATTCGAGCCAAGGTAATTTAAAGACTAACGCAACACCCAGCTGAAAAGCTACGTTTTGCTGCCCTCTGTGGTCGGAGGTTTCAAGCCTGTGACATTACACACTGTTACTGACGGGTGTGGTTGGGTGTGGTTAGACGATTTTAAGGTAACTGTATGATGACTCTGCAAATAATTTCTTTCTGTCATGCAGATGTAGGTGTAGCCTTTGGAAATAAAGTGTTAATTGGATATTTCCCCTGCCCTGTCTCTACTGTTAggctctgcctccacctcccaACCATCTCCCTTGTCCCCACAAACAGAACGAACAGACCCCCCACCAGCGGTGGCAGTTCGTCCCTACGTCCCGGACCACCCCTCCAGGCCCCAGTCCCCCAGGAAGGGTCCCGCCACAATGAACAGCAGCTCCATCTACAGCATGTACCTCCAGCACCCTCAGGCCAAAAACTATGGATCTCTCAGCAACAGGACGACTGTCAAAGCAGGTAATTaaacagcacattaaaacaGACTTCAACAGATAGACAGACtataatgtttaatgttgttaCAATGTCCACAATGAAAAATCCCTCTAAGCGCTATCTGTCCCATTTCTCCCCTCTCCATAGTCTACGGCAAACCCAtcctccccacctcctccacctctccgtCCCCTGTCCCTTTTCTCCAGGGAGGAGGAgtaagagcaggaggagaggatgttACAGataaagaaggagggaaaggaggaggaggcgagagCAGTGACGGGCAAATCCTGCCTCCACCCAGCGTGGACAACATCCCTCGTCCCCTCAGTCCCACGAAGCTCACCCCAGTCGGTAGGTACCAGAGACTCAGTCAAACTCAGTGCGCTGTCATGAGTGTACTCATTTGTGTTCCACGTTTCCTGCGGCAATTGAATGAAGTaattatttacaatattttaaTAAGCaaataacagaagaagaaacatgtaGATGTAAACATTACAGAATCCTGCTCTGCCCTCCACAGCCCACTCCCAGCTACGTTACCAGAGTGACGCTGACCTGGAGGTTCTCCGCCGACGCCTCAGCAATGCTCCACGACCCCTGAAGAAACGGAGCTCAATCACTGAGCCTGAGGGCCCACAGGGGCCTAACATCCAGAAACTACTGTACCAGAGGTCTGCGCCACTGTAAACTGTACCACCCCgtaaaacaaattatttttataaAACTGAATAAGTAACAGAAACTAAACAGTGATTAATTAAGATTGCAGCAGCTTGATTAAAACTGATTTCTGTTGTGGTGTGCAGGTTCAACACGTTGGCAGGAGGCATGGAAGGAGGCTCAGGTAAGACACAGTGATATGAAGATCGGACCTCACCTCAGGACATTTTAGGAAGCATCCGTTGGTATTTATAGTATTTCCTATTGAAGTTAAGGGCTTGACAATGCTAATATCGGCTGTTTCACTCTTAATTCCAGGCAATACTTTCTACCAGCCTGAGTGCATTTTGGGTGACATGGacaacattcattcatcaaaTGGGAATGTAGAACCTGGTGACAAGCACATCAGTATGGCAACTGTGGAGGGTGAAGTTCAGAACTTGAACTCAGGCTCCCGCCGCTTGTCCCCTCCTTCAGTTGCCATAGAAACTTCCAAGGAGACGACCGCAAAAGCAGAAACTACCAATAGCGTTTCTCCATCAGCCCAGCCCAGCCCATCCCCTACACCTGATAGGCCAGAGGACCAGAACAATAACAACCAGAGAGGATCTAGTcccacaaatacacataaatcTGTAGGCCATGCCTCCccttctccatcacctcctgCCCCACCTTCACTGCCTAAGGTAGGTAATCGATTATAATTACACTTGATATGGGGTGTGCACATTAAAACTACCTTAGCTTATGTTTGCTAAAATTCCCACTAATAATACTTATGCCCTATAACTTTGTTACACATCGCATCTCATTTTCTAAGCACGTATTCCACTTTCTCGTGTCTCCCTTTGAAATATGGTACTGCAAACCAAATCATTGCCTGTGAGAGCTAATGTGCCATATTAAGCAGAAAGTTTGTAGTTTGCAATTATTCTGCACTGTCAGCacttttgtgtttctctccctgtgtgctgcaggtgaagcGAACCAACTTGAAGAAGCCGTCTTCAGAGCGAACAGGCCACGGCCTGAGGGTCAAGTTTAACCCTCTCGCTCTGCTGCTGGACGCATCGTTAGAGGGAGAGTTCGATCTGGTGCAGAGGATCATATATGAGGTAACACAAGATTATATTGTTACACTATTTGTATTATAATATTCTCATATTGGAGATTTGTAATGCTTATTAACTGTCTGCGAattgaaaatcaaatcaagtttGTTTTCATAGCTCAATTGTACAGTGAGTACAAGCCTGCATTAATAATGGTTTGCAAATATGCTTTGCAAGGAAACTCAGGAGTGCAGTTGGACCCACTGGTTGGAAAATAGCAATCATGTATAAAAACATTAACAGAAAGTTATAATAATCTGTAATGAATCAAAATCGAACAGGGGGTTTACCATGTTTGGAATAGATGTGAAGTCCAATATACCACAAGAAAAGTCTGAAAAGGTAAATCCAGTATCAGTTTTTTACATCAGTTCAGGTTCAGGGGGCGAAATAGGTGGTGTAGGGGATAGGGGGAAGACTCATATGATGGGACAACTGAGAGGATTCAGAGGATGCGTGGCATGGTGGATGAGGAAAGGTTAGGCAGGTGTAGAACAGGATAGCTTGATGGTTGGAGGCCAGCTCCAGGCCAGGGTGAGGAACACTGAATCCTAGGAGCGGGAACACTGAGCGGATCATTTGGTTTCATGGAAGTGTACAAGTAGAAATTTATGCTGAAGCTGCAAATTAGGTCACAGAACAGTAGCATACATTAGCATACATTGTGAAAGCTAGTGGACCAAGCAAGCCTTGAGGGACACCATGCCTTACTGTGTGCTGTGGTGTGGTCTAAACCTCGACCAGATGGTATCAAAAAGATAATACAGCTATGGGAGGTTGGTTTGAGGCTGCAGAATGTTTCAAGATTGTAGTGAAGTGAGAGAATCTTCTATTGAGCCCCTAAAATTTTGGCTGTTGAGCAGGGCCGGATATCATCAGGCACCGTTCTCGTACTTCCAACGGCGTTTAGCTCCTAAAATGATGTGCTTTTGATACAGTTCAGTGTTGAAACACACTTTACCTTATGCAATAGCTGAATATTTGTACATGCCAACATTTActgtacacccacacacagattGTCTCAACAGATCTTCCAATAACTGGAAGATTTTGCAGCTTTGCAATACCTTCATGGCAATACCTCCAAAGTACAATATCTTTGATCCTCGGCAGCTCTGTCAGGAGAGAGGTGGTCTCAGGTGTCAGATGTGGAAAGTTACTGCTGAGCACTCACACTCTGTATCTCAGTGGtttacagcagcacacagctacTGAGAACAAAGCCTTCAATCTTTAAAAGCAAACCCTCATCTATCTCTGACATATTTGACTTGGAGCCTGGACAGAAGTGCTTACTGACTCTCCAAACTGCAAACTATAGCTGATACTCTCAAGGAAACTTTCAGATGCTTCACCTCCAGAACAAGCTCAGTTTGACGTTGTCGTACCCCGAGGCAGTACGACTCAACAGCTCCTGAGCTGTTCAAAAAATGTTGCACTATCCTGAGTTTTACAGTGAATTCAGGTACTTGACTCTTCTACAGTATTGTGTTCTCCACCGgggtttttagattttttagatttttcattGTTGCTGCATAAAGCCATTTATTCTAATCAGTCTAATATCCCtattttttgtgattatttctgtatttaagGTGGAAAATCCCAGTATGCCTAATGATGAAGGCATAACTCCTCTTCATAATGCTGTCTGCGCCGGCCATCACCATATTGTTAAGTTCCTGCTGGACTTTGGAGTAAATGTAAACGCAGCCGACAGTGACGGATGGTCAGTACCTTCAATGAGGCATTCAGCCATGTAATAATCCAGAGCAATAACGGAACACTGGCTGCTGAAGGACTACAGGGTGTTTGGGAAATGAACACACTCTGTGGCAGTGATACTGGAGCTCAGCTCAGAGGCAACAATGACAGAGATAATTGCATTTCTAAATTCAGTTTTGACTCAGCTGCCTTAGCAGTATTGAAAGAGGAGATTACCAAGTCTAATGAGGATCTGTATTCAGAAGTTACatgatttaatttattcatgtttagTTAATGTCAGCCTGTTTTGTGATTACATTAATTGTGTTTAGCCTGCTAGATTTTTTTGTGCATTAGTGGAACAGCTTTGCCCTTTCTTTACCAGAGGTGACTGAGCCTTGTCGAGCGGAgacatgtttcagtctgtttaAAGCCATGTGTCACTGTTGTCCCCCACAGGACTCCTCTGCACTGTGCGGCTTCATGTAACAGCGTCCACCTCTGTAAGATGCTGGTGGAGTCGGGTGCCGCCATTTTCGCCACAACAATTAGTGACGTCGAAACAGCGGCAgacaaatgtgaagaaatggaGGAGGGCTATACGCAGTGCTCTCAGTTCCTCTACGGTAGgtagacacagacagacaggtggtgaGTCGACAGGTCGACTTCAGTCCACAGGGAAAGAGAAATTTAATCTAAGTTGAGGAAGAAAATGCTGAATATAGGAAAACATTCCAAAAGCAGCATTTCGACCATCATGCAACAATTAAACTCTCCACTGAAAGGTTGATTTTAAACACTtaaagcactgtgtgtgtccCAGGGGTACAAGAAAAGTTGGGTGTGATGAACAAAGGCCTGGTCTACGCTCTCTGGGACTACACGGCCCAGCAGGCCGATGAGCTGTCCTTCAGCGAGGGCGACGCCCTCACCGTGCTGCGCCGGCGTGAcgacacagagacagagtggtGGTGGGCACGACTCAACGACCGTGAGGGATATGTACCCCGAAACCTGCTGGGGGTGAGAGAACATAAGACATTACAACGTGACAACAATTGCAATACATCACTGTGTTCCCACGTATGACTCCACCAGGTTTAACGACCTGTTTCTCAGCCGTGCCCCCAGTTACTGCTGCTACTTCTGTCAAGCTTCCTGTTCCAGCACAGCTCATGAGTAGCTTATAATGATAGCAGGGGCTGATTAACACCTGAAAATTCGTACTTATTTTAACAGTTGGTCCTTGATGTTACGGTTTAAACACGCTGGCTTCTCATTTTTAGCCAGCAGCAGTTTAACTGGCTGTAATGACAACTGTCCCTTGATCAGCTGTAACATACTAATCAAGCAAGCCTTCTCACCATGAGCCAGCTGACTTTCTAATGTTTGcagctgatttgttttaaaGCCAGGATCTTGTAAAAGATTGATAAATATGCACCATCAGCACCCACACCATTTAATGATCCATGTATATATAGATATGGAAATAAAGGAACAGTACTGTTCTTGTATTGCAGTGTAGGGCTTGTAAGACCCAGTACTATAAGGGTGATAAGGCAAAATGTAACATCAGGCTGTTTGGTTGCTTACCTCATGTACcaaaacatacatttcatcTTAAATTAGCATAGATGGAAGTGGTTGAACCtctgaacagatttttttgtaaatttgttGGACAGTTCAAACTTGGGCCCAGGAATGAGTGAATAGATTTCATTAGTGATCAGGATTCAGCATTTCCATCTCTGgatgattattattttgaagCCAAAGCTATGAAACTAGTTGCTAACCTCATATGATCCTATTTTTTGAAGGGATGTTAACCAGATAAATGAATCTATTTAAAGACATAGTATGTCATTTATGCCGCTACGAGTCTCTCTGTCAAATCAATAAGAAACGTTGCAGATTATTCCTCTAATTGTAAAGGTAAAGCACCAGCTCCAGCCCCGTGACCCTCTGAGACAAGTTGTTATAGATAATGGATGTATAGATGGATTAATGAAAGGAAAGATGAAGCAGCAAGTATAATATTATTGGCTATAACAGAGCGTGACAGAATTATGCAGTATTGGACAGGGCGAGTGCTTCTGTGCACAGTCATTTAAGCCTCAgggtgtacagtatgtacacactCCATAACTCTCAGAACTCAATTATTGTCCTAGTGAAGCCAAACCGTATACAGTAGTTTTAATAAAACTGTCCATCACTGTGTCCCTTTACGGCTCAAACCTCTCATCTGCAACTGTACTGTATACCAACACCGGAGGAACTGGCTTCTTAAGTGGCAGATTTATTCCCACACCGTATCTTATGGTCTGCCTTCATGATGTTCAGGCACCTTGAGAACAATGTTAACATGATGTAGTGAccctgccctccctctctctccctcctgctctccgtCCAGCTGTATCCAAGGATCAAGCCCAGACAACGCTCGCTGGCATGAAGCCCAGATCAGGAGCCACGTGCACGCTCGCGGAGGGCGCATGCACACAcgggagaggagcagcagcgtGTGGGCGGAAGCATTAGCCGAGTAAGGAAGAACAAAGGATGGAGGCAGTCGGGAGGCTGAGTGAGGGAAGGACGAAGGAAACAAAGATGGAGCTCACAACTCTGATGAAGcgactttttttctgtttgtttggatgtAATGCTGGAATCACAGAGCCACTTTATGGCAGGATCATAATATATTTTCACTGAAGCGCTGCAATTAGCAAGAAATTGCTGAATCTTATTTTGAGCAACAGTAGCTTGGCAGCTTCACACGAGTTCAGTCGCATGAGAGaagctgaacagaaaaaaaatgaaagttatccaTCATTCGGATGCAGCTTTGAGTTCTTCCAGCTCAGAACATGAAAGCTTGATCTCGGAATTCTAAAGCTGTACCTGACATTTACCCAAATAACCTCGATCTTTGAATGCCGCTTTATTTTTGTATGGtgttgataaaaacaaaaacaaaaaaacaccttgatGGATCTTCATAAAGCCGAGCTCATCAACAGCAAAATGATGCTGTTTCTCAATGGCAGTGACCATCGTATGTTGTCTGAAAACGCCTTTGCACCGTGTGGTGTGAAGGTTTAAATGCAGTAAATTTGCAGGCTCGATCAGGTGAAGGTATGTGTGAGAtgtgaagatggagagaggaaagtgagaaGAGAGATAGTGTAACtcttaatgtgtgtgagagcaagTCAGGTTTTGTCAGGTTGTTGACGGAGCAGCTATACGCAGTGCTGGTCAGGAATTGCATGGGGAGTGCAACCGCAATTTTACGAAGCAGAATCCAGCAAGCTTTTGATGCATGGTGGCTGAGGTCCACATCGACCCATACGAGAAACAGATGTTGACGATATAATTTTATggcatggttaaaaaaaaagaaaggcttGAACTGATATCAAAAGAATATTTTGATTCTGATTTCACAAAACGATATAAGAAGCATCTGTGAATCGTTACGGATGTCTCAGCCTTTTACTCTTCTGTATTTATGTTGactcagctctgctgcatgTTGTCATATTAACATCTGCTCAACTGCAAAATGGTTGCTGCTGGAAAGACAcggaggaaaagaaggaaaacaagaacGTGAGAAGTGAATTTGTAAAAGCACCTGAAAAAATGGGTTtagaggggaaggaggaggagaaggaagtaAAGTGACAATAAtttcatttgaaagaaaacCTCTGCCAGTGTTTACCTGTTAACACCTAATTGGGGTCTGGCACATGTTGGTCCTCATACTGGGGCAATGCTGGTACCAGGCTCTAAAACTAACAATATGATAAAGCAGTGTTTCCCATCGTGTTTAAGGATTTTATATTTGTCAGTCCTTTCAAATACATCACATAAAAGCACTTGTGGCTACTCTGTGTTGTCTTCAAAGTCAAGACAACAGTCGTCAATGCAAACCCAACCTCGCCCTGCCACATTTAATGGTTGAGAATATAACTGTATACATTATAGGGGCTGAATTAGCTGAGAGTGAATGAAGAATCTAAAGTGAAAACAATCAGTGTTacttctgatttattttctttatatttccATATTTCAGTAGTTGTATGAAATCTCCtggtttgctgttttatttaaaacaaagctttttctattattgttgttattgttagaCACATTGCTCTTGTTTCTGTATCTGTCAGTGCTGGCACCACTCACTGCTGCCACCCAGTGTACAGGAAGGCGTTGACACCATGCGTCACGTCCTTTaacatgctgtgtaaaatatgaagcAATAAGTTGAGTGATGTTTGATGTGAGAATGGCACATTGGTCTGAGGAGTGTGAACCATTACCTTGTGTATATGCAACCTGTAACTACACATCTGATGTACAATAATAAAGAAATTATAATCCCTACAGAGGATCAGCgctgtgactgtgactgactCACTCAGGTTTCTCTATAAAGTGATTGAGTccaataaattaaaattaataaagGAAATTAATAGGAAACATGTAATAAAAAGATATGAAAAGGCAATCAACATACACTGTTTATTTAGCAACACCCCCTCCTGTCACACAGacgcagagaaacacacacacacacactcaggcctTGGTAATAAACTGTGGACTTTAGAGAGGCATTAAAGTTCACGTGTTATTCACGTGTTTGCACCAGCAGAAGGCTCTTCACAGGTAAGTTTATTTCTATTTACAATCACTGTATCGTCACATTATGCAAATTAGTGTTTTTGACGAAGTTAACTATGCAACGTTCCCTCTAGTAACCACACATGACAGAtcatataaaaaaataacaaaaaatctATTTGTCCTTCTAAATGAAGGCACGGAAGAGGCAGACAAGTTGGAGGAACAACAAAATACAGGTTTGTGTATTGTGTAAGTGTAGCTGTGACTTACTCCAGCCATCGCAAAGGAGATTTTTGATTTATCTGTTTTCGATTTCAATTAGTTTAACATTCTCAAACAGTCAATATTGTGTTATATTGTCCGTCTGTTAAATATTATAAgggcaagagaaagaaaatggcaTCAAAGCAAAACTTAAAGTTAGGAGTACCTGGAGGTTTAGCCCGTACAGTAACATTAACTTTAGTAACCCACAATTATTATGAGTCAAAATTctaatattattatcattattgaaGAAGTTGATCGAGAGCCACGTTTATTTTGAAGTATTGACCGGAAGTGGTGGTGTTTTTGTCACAGGAGGCTCTTCCTGCTACGCGCTACGTCACATAGCATAATGTAGCGTACACTGAAAATATAGCACAGTTTACATAAAATACACCGCTTTATCATTTCATGGTCGGAGGCGCGTTCAGGACACTGTTACCAAACGTAAGTCTTATTTAATACCTTATACCTTAGTCTTATTTAACACGCTGACGTACAGTACAGTCGTGAAACGTTGCGTCATGAAATTTGTTCACGTTCGAACTCACTGTCGTCACGTAACGTTTTGTTTTGCATTCGCTGCGTCACAGCCAGCTAGCTTGTGAACATGGACGTTCACAGCGCGAAGaacaatttaatttcctcaCGAAAGTTCTACTGTGTGGAGGAAACTTTTAAAGATCGagaaacatacatacattttacacTTCATATGTCAGATAAGTTGAATCGCAATATGTAGCTACATAAATACAAGGAAATAAATGTCACCATAACGGACTTGCTTGCTTAAGATATGTCTGCTTCTGTCACTTgctttttctattcattttttatatttagtaATCGTGGTTCTACTGaactaataataatgaactgACAGCCAACTCTACCAAACCATCAGGTGTAGACTCTGCTTCTTCATGTTCATGTGCACATTCCCACCACTTTTGCAACTAGTACCAATTGTTTCCAGCTGCACATGAAGGCAGCACTGGCACACTGGCACACAATATGGCAGGAAATACCAGAGAAATCATTAACACCTATTCTTCAAAAAGATGTGTAGTAAAGAAAAGTATTTCTCCTGTGGACCCCCCGCTGATGGAAGTTTAAATCGTCCCTGATGAAAGTTTAGTTCTCTTGAAAGACAGATTTGTGTCAGTCCTCGTCAGTTGTTGGTGTTTTCTCAGTCGCCATCACGCTCACCTGTCTGCTCGTCTGACAAGATTTTAGCTAAATTAGGCGCACCATGGCGAAGCCTTTCCATCTGAACACACCGCTGCTGGAGAGCATCAGCATGTCTAAACGCGTGGGAACCACCGTGTACCTGAAGATGGAGAACTCACAGCCCTCTGGCTCCTTTAAGATCCGTGGCATTGGACACCTCTGTCAGCAGGTACGAACCCTCAACCCTCTGCTGGTACTTGAAAAAGATTTTTCTTCCCATCCATTATATCAAACACTGACTAACTAATGTAACATTCGTATTAAAAGCCCATGCTGACTGGCTGTGGTGTAGATCTCAGGTGAGAAGACAGAAACttgctctttttcatttcattcctctCTTCTGCAGCTCGCCAGACAGTCCAAAGGAGTCGTCTGCTCTTCAGGTgagatgtgtactgtgacatAGCACGTGAGTATGAACTGTACAGCATCAATTGTTGACAGTAATTTAACATATGGCCTTTTCTAGGTGGTAACGCAGGTATGGCTGCAGCTTATGTAGCCAGAAAAATGGGTGTACCAGCCACCATCGTAGttccctcctcatctcctcagCTGGTTGTTCAGAGACTCCGGGATGAGGGTGCTACTGTCAAGATTACAGGCAGGGTaacaaataatattaaatatacagtatataaatataaGTCTTTGTGGCATCAGTTCTGATCTGATCTATGGTTGTTTAAACAGCAAATCTGTAATAGTTTTCAGTCCTTAGAATAAAAGCAAACGGTGGAAGAGGAAAGTAAGTAAAATCTTCTTCTCAGGTTTGGGATGATGCGAATGCAGAGGCTCTCAGACTGGCAGAAACAGAAGGACTCACCTATGTTCCTCCATTCGATCACCCCCTGCTCTGGTAGAAACATTCTCCACAGTTCATTGAAGTTAACAATTTTTGCAATGCGGTTTTAATTAATGAACTTCTACAAAACTGGTACTCTGCAGTATTAAATGACTCACTGTATCTCCTGTGTCATCCTtctcacaacacacacccagGCAGGGCCACGCCAGTATGATCACGGAGGTCGCGGACTCTCTGGGTCCTGGTGTGAGGCCTGGAGCGGTGCTGGTGTCTGTGGGCGGAGGGGGCCTCCTCTGTGGGGTCATCCAGGGCCTGAAGGACGTAGGCTGGACAGAGGTGCCCATCATCGCCATGGAGACGGTGGGCGCCGACTGTTTCAACGCAGCGGTTAAGGCGGGCAGGGTGGTCACGCTGGCAGACATCACCAGGTTAGAGGCTGTTTTCTTGGAGTTGGAGCTGTGAGTGCAGCCACGCTGACCTCACCCTCATCTGTCTTTCCACAGTGAGGCTAAATGTCTTGGCGCAAAGACAGTTTGCACGAAAGCTTTTGAATACAGCCAAAGCAGCGAGCTTACGATCATTTCTGAGATCGTGACTGACCAAGAGGCTCTGCAGGCCCTCGAATCATTCCTGGGTTCGTGTGTTTGCTTCCTTGAACctgcattttaatgttcttCAGAACTTTGCTTTGGCTGCTAATGACTTGTGACCATAATGCTGAACGAAATCTTGTAGATGAGGAGCGTGTGTTGGTGGAGATGGCATGCGGAGCAGCGCTCGCACCTGTCTACAGTGGACTCATACGCAGGCTGCAGGATGAAGGTAACTACTCAGCACCTTGCTTCTGTCGTGCATGTCATAAAGCATCTTATGTAGGAAAATCAATTTCAGCACTATGTACTTATTAGTTCCACTTCGTTTACAACTCTTCTGATGGCTGAtacaacagtggcaccaagGTATAGCCGTTTCAGCCAAGTAGTCTGGTTGACAATTCGTGGTAAATGTGTCTTGTGGCAGCTCCTAATTTACCTCTTTTCTTGTGGTTCTTATTCTCATGCGTTATAAGACCTTTTCAGACTGCAGCCATGCCtgtggaaaataatgaaatctaATATTTATGGTAAAACTTCCTGTATATATTAACTCCCTTTATAATGAGGCAAAACTTCTGGACATAACAGAAGATTGTCGGTTTTGTTTCAGGTCGGCTGCCGACTCCCTTGGGCCCCCTGCTGGTGATCGTATGTGGTGGTAGCAGCGTC
Coding sequences:
- the ppp1r13ba gene encoding protein phosphatase 1, regulatory subunit 13Ba isoform X4, with translation MEWNEVDLVQEFTVEGQCSKIKVRSCRITWDSLQVPRVELTLSELQEMATRQQQQIEAQQQMLVAKEQRLRYLHQGGRANQGQTQSEAEKLQRLKERVETQEAKLKKIRAMRGQVDYSKLINGNLSAEIDHVSSLFQEKQAELQSAVVRVDQLTQQLEDLRRGRLQLHSVAPAQGAPAGSQGAPAGQKGSPLSGPAALELRKLYQELQARNRHNLEQSSKLAQNKELLNKRNAQVTVMDQRIGDLRERLHKKRAELSRMNGGGLSSPQTSSHPGGGVSGRVAAVCPYIQVPADGRQEAGYNLPADPPAKPTPLSHIRSLSANEASWPSISKSVSDWKTNSPEQHPSGYGTYPSATHQAAGHHCATSSLPRSAPGTLGWPRSSATSSSSSSSSSSQQIQQRISVPPNSSQGSASTSQPSPLSPQTERTDPPPAVAVRPYVPDHPSRPQSPRKGPATMNSSSIYSMYLQHPQAKNYGSLSNRTTVKAVYGKPILPTSSTSPSPVPFLQGGGVRAGGEDVTDKEGGKGGGGESSDGQILPPPSVDNIPRPLSPTKLTPVAHSQLRYQSDADLEVLRRRLSNAPRPLKKRSSITEPEGPQGPNIQKLLYQRFNTLAGGMEGGSGNTFYQPECILGDMDNIHSSNGNVEPGDKHISMATVEGEVQNLNSGSRRLSPPSVAIETSKETTAKAETTNSVSPSAQPSPSPTPDRPEDQNNNNQRGSSPTNTHKSVGHASPSPSPPAPPSLPKVKRTNLKKPSSERTGHGLRVKFNPLALLLDASLEGEFDLVQRIIYEVENPSMPNDEGITPLHNAVCAGHHHIVKFLLDFGVNVNAADSDGWTPLHCAASCNSVHLCKMLVESGAAIFATTISDVETAADKCEEMEEGYTQCSQFLYGVQEKLGVMNKGLVYALWDYTAQQADELSFSEGDALTVLRRRDDTETEWWWARLNDREGYVPRNLLGLYPRIKPRQRSLA
- the ppp1r13ba gene encoding protein phosphatase 1, regulatory subunit 13Ba isoform X3, which produces MKRFFGLVLERLVFLSKSLKLSKCSKQKKKKKLKSRKNKPVVILTVYLNDTQQMLTEVPVTPATRVIDVVEYCKEAGEGECHLAEVWNGHERVLPLELLLLDLLQQWGARRPEVSFYLRHCPSWTQGSQQPLEQSWTTEATESANDRVPRVELTLSELQEMATRQQQQIEAQQQMLVAKEQRLRYLHQGGRANQGQTQSEAEKLQRLKERVETQEAKLKKIRAMRGQVDYSKLINGNLSAEIDHVSSLFQEKQAELQSAVVRVDQLTQQLEDLRRGRLQLHSVAPAQGAPAGSQGAPAGQKGSPLSGPAALELRKLYQELQARNRHNLEQSSKLAQNKELLNKRNAQVTVMDQRIGDLRERLHKKRAELSRMNGGGLSSPQTSSHPGGGVSGRVAAVCPYIQVPADGRQEAGYNLPADPPAKPTPLSHIRSLSANEASWPSISKSVSDWKTNSPEQHPSGYGTYPSATHQAAGHHCATSSLPRSAPGTLGWPRSSATSSSSSSSSSSQQIQQRISVPPNSSQERTDPPPAVAVRPYVPDHPSRPQSPRKGPATMNSSSIYSMYLQHPQAKNYGSLSNRTTVKAVYGKPILPTSSTSPSPVPFLQGGGVRAGGEDVTDKEGGKGGGGESSDGQILPPPSVDNIPRPLSPTKLTPVAHSQLRYQSDADLEVLRRRLSNAPRPLKKRSSITEPEGPQGPNIQKLLYQRFNTLAGGMEGGSGNTFYQPECILGDMDNIHSSNGNVEPGDKHISMATVEGEVQNLNSGSRRLSPPSVAIETSKETTAKAETTNSVSPSAQPSPSPTPDRPEDQNNNNQRGSSPTNTHKSVGHASPSPSPPAPPSLPKVKRTNLKKPSSERTGHGLRVKFNPLALLLDASLEGEFDLVQRIIYEVENPSMPNDEGITPLHNAVCAGHHHIVKFLLDFGVNVNAADSDGWTPLHCAASCNSVHLCKMLVESGAAIFATTISDVETAADKCEEMEEGYTQCSQFLYGVQEKLGVMNKGLVYALWDYTAQQADELSFSEGDALTVLRRRDDTETEWWWARLNDREGYVPRNLLGLYPRIKPRQRSLA